In a genomic window of Prochlorococcus marinus str. GP2:
- the gcvT gene encoding glycine cleavage system aminomethyltransferase GcvT has product MDLRKSPLYSKYAESNAKLVNFAGWEMPISFSGLIKEHESVRSSAGLFDISHMGVISVKGINPKDYIQKLFPTNLYFFSEGQGLYTVMLNDKGGIIDDLIIYDLGIQENNISELLLIVNASRYEEDFQWIKNNLTKYEISITNFKKDKVLLALQGRNSFNLFEEWIESSISHIPNFGCEYKIFEHISPKEKIFFSKTGYTGENGLEILLSKKAAINLWDFLISKNVAPCGLGARDTLRLEAGMHLYGQDINEETSPYEAGLGWLVHLENNHEFFGRRFLEEQSRLGIQKKLVGLSIEGKAIGRKGCAVIKDGENIGTITSGSWSPTKQKAIAFAYIHTSHALINNEVQILIRGKKFKGVITKRAFYKKNY; this is encoded by the coding sequence ATGGATTTGCGAAAAAGTCCTCTTTATTCAAAATATGCTGAATCAAATGCAAAATTAGTGAATTTTGCAGGTTGGGAAATGCCAATATCATTTTCAGGATTAATTAAAGAGCATGAATCAGTCAGATCTTCAGCAGGATTATTTGATATTTCTCACATGGGTGTGATATCTGTTAAGGGAATCAATCCAAAGGATTATATTCAAAAACTTTTTCCTACTAATTTATACTTCTTTTCTGAAGGTCAGGGTCTTTATACAGTAATGCTCAATGATAAAGGAGGAATAATAGATGACTTAATAATTTATGACCTTGGTATACAAGAAAATAACATATCAGAATTATTGTTAATAGTTAATGCGAGTAGATATGAAGAGGATTTTCAGTGGATAAAAAATAATTTAACTAAATATGAAATTTCGATAACAAACTTTAAAAAAGACAAAGTACTTTTAGCACTACAGGGAAGAAACTCATTCAATTTATTTGAAGAATGGATTGAATCTTCTATCTCACATATCCCTAACTTTGGATGCGAATATAAAATTTTTGAACATATTTCGCCTAAAGAAAAAATTTTCTTTTCAAAGACGGGATATACAGGGGAAAATGGTTTAGAAATACTTTTATCTAAAAAAGCAGCAATTAATTTATGGGATTTCTTAATTTCCAAAAATGTTGCGCCTTGTGGGTTAGGAGCTAGAGATACTCTGAGATTAGAAGCAGGCATGCATCTTTATGGCCAAGACATAAATGAAGAAACTTCTCCATATGAAGCAGGGTTAGGATGGCTAGTACATCTAGAAAATAATCACGAATTCTTTGGAAGAAGATTTCTTGAAGAGCAGTCAAGATTAGGTATTCAAAAAAAGTTAGTTGGTCTCTCTATAGAAGGTAAAGCAATAGGGAGAAAAGGTTGCGCAGTAATAAAAGATGGAGAGAATATTGGAACTATCACTAGCGGCAGTTGGTCTCCAACTAAACAAAAAGCTATAGCTTTTGCATACATCCATACTTCGCATGCCTTAATAAATAATGAAGTTCAAATATTAATAAGAGGTAAAAAATTTAAAGGGGTTATAACAAAAAGAGCGTTTTATAAAAAGAATTATTAA
- the aspS gene encoding aspartate--tRNA ligase, protein MRNKICEELNNTDIGKLVNLCGWVDRRRDHGGVIFIDLRDHSGFLQITINPDDGANLFKQAETLRNETVIMVSGIINERPKDSINKNLSTGELELKVKDLQILNQIKKNLPFPVSIHDYENTKEELRLKYRYLDLRRGKLLENLKTRHKIIKVAREFLDNFGFTEVETPLLTKSTPEGARDFLVPARLSNGAFFALPQSPQLFKQLLMVGGLDKYYQIAKCFRDEDLRADRQPEFTQLDIEMSFINEEEIISFNESLIKKIWKEVLNINFNNAFPRMSWQTAMDNYGTDRPDTRYQMLLKDLGGVLGDIGFNIFTKAIKSGGYIKSITVKGGNSSISNVRIKPGGDIFQVAQDAGAGGLAFIRVKGDELETIGAIKNNLSEKHIADILKITEAKDGDLILLGAGDKQIVNQSLDRVRQYIAKDLNLIDKSKWNFLWVTDFPMFERNEEENRYEALHHPFCSPKNIKFKDYENLKKEIESSTANAYDLVLNGLELGGGSLRIHEANLQREVLRTVGLTDKEIDEKFGFLIEALEMGAPPHGGIAFGLDRITMLIIGADSIRETIAFPKNQQAKCLLTNAPSNVSESQLKELDIEITIDE, encoded by the coding sequence ATGAGAAACAAAATTTGTGAAGAACTCAATAATACAGATATTGGTAAATTAGTTAATCTATGCGGATGGGTAGATAGAAGAAGAGATCATGGTGGTGTAATTTTTATTGATTTAAGAGACCATAGTGGATTCTTACAAATAACAATTAACCCCGATGATGGAGCAAATCTATTTAAACAGGCAGAAACTCTAAGAAATGAGACGGTAATAATGGTTAGCGGAATTATTAATGAAAGACCAAAAGATTCAATAAATAAAAATTTAAGTACTGGAGAGTTAGAGCTTAAGGTTAAAGATTTGCAAATTCTCAACCAAATTAAAAAAAACCTACCTTTTCCAGTGTCTATACATGATTATGAAAATACAAAAGAAGAACTAAGATTAAAATATAGATACCTTGATTTAAGAAGGGGTAAATTACTAGAAAATTTAAAAACAAGACACAAGATTATTAAAGTTGCTAGAGAATTTCTTGATAATTTTGGATTTACTGAAGTAGAGACCCCACTACTTACAAAATCAACACCAGAAGGCGCTCGCGATTTTCTTGTTCCTGCGCGTCTTTCAAATGGAGCATTTTTTGCTCTACCCCAATCTCCACAGTTATTTAAACAACTTTTAATGGTTGGGGGCTTAGATAAGTATTATCAAATCGCAAAATGCTTCCGTGATGAAGACTTAAGGGCAGATAGACAGCCAGAGTTTACACAATTAGATATAGAGATGAGCTTTATTAATGAAGAAGAAATAATTTCTTTTAATGAAAGTCTCATAAAAAAAATATGGAAAGAAGTGTTAAATATTAATTTTAATAATGCTTTTCCAAGAATGTCATGGCAGACAGCAATGGATAATTACGGAACTGATAGACCAGATACAAGATATCAAATGTTATTAAAAGATTTAGGAGGAGTATTAGGTGATATTGGATTTAATATTTTCACCAAGGCAATTAAGTCTGGAGGTTATATAAAATCCATAACAGTCAAAGGAGGTAATTCAAGTATTAGCAACGTAAGAATTAAACCAGGAGGCGATATCTTCCAAGTGGCTCAAGATGCCGGAGCTGGTGGTTTGGCCTTTATAAGGGTCAAAGGAGATGAGCTTGAGACTATTGGGGCAATTAAAAATAATTTAAGTGAAAAGCATATAGCTGATATTTTAAAAATCACGGAAGCAAAAGATGGAGACTTAATCCTCTTAGGAGCTGGAGATAAACAAATTGTCAATCAGTCATTAGATAGGGTTAGACAATATATCGCAAAGGACTTAAATCTCATTGATAAAAGTAAATGGAATTTCTTATGGGTAACAGACTTCCCTATGTTTGAGAGAAATGAAGAGGAAAATAGATATGAAGCTTTACATCATCCTTTTTGTTCTCCAAAAAATATAAAATTTAAAGATTATGAAAACTTGAAAAAAGAAATTGAGAGCTCTACAGCAAATGCTTATGACTTAGTTCTTAATGGATTGGAGTTAGGGGGTGGCTCTTTACGTATTCATGAAGCGAACTTACAAAGAGAAGTTTTGAGAACGGTAGGACTTACTGATAAAGAGATTGATGAAAAATTTGGATTTTTAATAGAAGCACTAGAAATGGGTGCTCCCCCTCATGGTGGAATAGCGTTTGGATTGGATCGTATTACCATGCTGATCATTGGTGCAGATTCAATCAGAGAAACCATTGCTTTTCCAAAAAATCAACAAGCAAAATGTCTTCTCACAAATGCACCTTCAAATGTCTCTGAATCACAATTAAAAGAATTAGATATTGAAATAACAATTGATGAATAA
- a CDS encoding CTP synthase gives MSKFVFVTGGVVSSIGKGIVAASLGRLLKSRGYSVSILKLDPYLNVDPGTMSPFQHGEVFVTEDGAETDLDLGHYERFTDTAMTRLNSVTTGSIYQAVINKERRGSYNGGTVQVIPHITGEIRERIHRVASNSNADIIITEIGGTVGDIESLPFLEAIREFKNDVNKNDVAYIHVTLLPYIKTSGEIKTKPTQHSVKELRSIGIQPDLLVCRSDKSINAALKKKLSGFCGVSINSVIEALDADSIYSVPLSLKKEGLCKETLKYLELEDKKCDLKNWEQLIHNLRNPGAPIKVALVGKYIELGDAYLSVVEALRHACIEQKALLDLHWVSAEMIEKNSAETYLNEVDAIVVPGGFGNRGVNGKISAIKFARENKIPFLGLCLGMQCAVIEWARNVANLPDASSSELDPNTPNPVIHLLPEQEDIVDLGGTMRLGVYPCRLTKNTTGKNLYAEDVIYERHRHRYEFNNYYKQSFLDSGYKISGTSPDGRLVELIELENHPYFLACQYHPEFLSRPGKPHPLFKGLIKASQDKLTQSN, from the coding sequence ATGTCAAAATTTGTATTTGTCACCGGAGGAGTAGTTTCTAGCATTGGTAAAGGAATTGTAGCTGCAAGCTTAGGAAGATTATTAAAGTCTAGAGGATATAGTGTTTCAATATTAAAACTAGATCCATATCTAAATGTTGATCCAGGAACAATGAGCCCTTTCCAACATGGAGAAGTATTTGTGACTGAAGATGGGGCTGAAACAGATTTAGATTTAGGTCACTACGAAAGATTTACTGATACTGCAATGACTAGGTTAAATAGTGTGACTACGGGATCTATTTATCAAGCAGTTATCAATAAAGAAAGAAGAGGTAGTTATAACGGTGGAACTGTACAAGTAATACCTCACATAACGGGAGAAATAAGGGAGAGAATTCATAGAGTAGCCTCCAACAGTAATGCAGATATAATTATTACTGAAATTGGTGGGACAGTTGGTGATATTGAATCTCTACCTTTTTTAGAGGCAATAAGAGAATTCAAAAATGATGTCAATAAGAACGATGTTGCATACATACACGTAACATTACTTCCTTACATCAAAACCTCTGGCGAAATAAAAACTAAACCAACACAACATTCAGTGAAAGAATTAAGATCAATTGGAATTCAGCCAGATTTACTTGTATGCCGCAGTGATAAATCTATCAATGCAGCTCTTAAAAAGAAGCTTAGTGGTTTTTGCGGGGTTAGTATCAACTCTGTGATTGAAGCTTTAGATGCAGACAGTATTTATTCTGTACCTCTTTCTTTAAAAAAAGAAGGGTTATGCAAAGAAACCCTGAAGTATTTAGAACTTGAAGATAAAAAATGTGATTTGAAAAATTGGGAACAACTAATACACAATCTAAGAAATCCTGGAGCTCCAATCAAAGTTGCTCTCGTAGGTAAATACATTGAACTTGGAGATGCATATTTATCCGTTGTTGAAGCTTTAAGACATGCATGCATTGAACAAAAGGCTTTATTAGATTTACATTGGGTAAGTGCTGAAATGATAGAAAAAAATTCAGCAGAAACTTACTTAAATGAAGTTGATGCGATTGTCGTACCAGGGGGATTTGGCAATAGAGGAGTAAATGGAAAAATTTCGGCAATAAAATTCGCAAGAGAAAATAAAATTCCATTTTTAGGTTTATGCCTTGGTATGCAATGTGCAGTTATAGAATGGGCTAGGAATGTAGCTAATCTTCCGGATGCATCTAGTTCAGAACTAGACCCAAACACTCCCAATCCAGTGATACATTTATTACCAGAACAAGAAGATATAGTTGATTTAGGTGGAACGATGAGACTTGGAGTTTACCCATGTAGATTGACAAAAAATACAACTGGTAAAAACTTATATGCTGAAGATGTTATTTATGAGAGACATCGACATAGATACGAATTTAATAATTACTACAAACAAAGTTTTTTAGATTCTGGATACAAAATTAGTGGTACATCACCAGATGGCAGATTAGTTGAGTTAATTGAATTAGAAAATCATCCATACTTCTTAGCATGTCAATATCATCCTGAATTTTTATCACGACCTGGAAAACCTCATCCTTTATTTAAAGGTTTAATAAAAGCCTCTCAAGATAAGTTAACTCAATCAAATTAA
- a CDS encoding 7-carboxy-7-deazaguanine synthase QueE, translating to MTNFLPLVEQFHSLQGEGYHAGKSACFVRLAGCKVGCWWCDTKNSWDEKKHPSISIEKIIDHIKIARAKGASFCVITGGEPLQHNLDNFCKAIKKMTMGEEQNPMKIHIETSGVNSISGSYDWITLSPKRHSPPKNYFLKHCNEIKIIINEIEDIEFAIQIKKETLKQYQHSKSKDGLNKEDKLFYLQPAWNNANGFSLAIDFVKNNPDWKLSLQTHKYLKIN from the coding sequence ATGACAAATTTTTTACCCTTAGTCGAACAATTTCATTCATTACAAGGTGAAGGTTATCACGCTGGGAAAAGTGCTTGTTTTGTAAGATTAGCCGGATGTAAAGTTGGATGTTGGTGGTGCGATACGAAGAATTCATGGGACGAGAAAAAACACCCTTCTATATCAATTGAAAAAATAATAGATCACATAAAAATTGCCAGAGCAAAAGGAGCATCTTTTTGCGTTATTACAGGTGGAGAACCTTTACAACATAACTTGGATAATTTTTGCAAAGCCATAAAAAAAATGACGATGGGGGAAGAACAAAATCCAATGAAGATTCATATTGAGACAAGTGGAGTTAATTCGATATCAGGAAGCTATGACTGGATTACTTTATCTCCTAAAAGACACTCACCTCCAAAAAATTATTTCTTAAAACACTGTAATGAAATCAAAATAATCATAAATGAAATAGAGGATATTGAATTTGCTATTCAAATAAAAAAAGAAACTTTAAAACAATATCAACACTCTAAAAGCAAAGATGGGTTAAACAAAGAAGATAAACTTTTTTATTTACAGCCAGCATGGAACAATGCGAATGGGTTTTCTCTTGCTATTGATTTTGTAAAAAATAATCCAGATTGGAAATTGAGCCTTCAAACTCACAAATACTTAAAAATTAATTGA
- the queC gene encoding 7-cyano-7-deazaguanine synthase QueC: MNLKNKSIVVLLSGGLDSSTVTGIAKKSEAKIFGLSFDYGQRHKKELNSASIIAKHFDIEEFKIIKLDLSLWGGSSLTDIQKNIPIEGVQTNKIPNTYVPGRNTIFISVALSYAEAIDADFIGLGVNALDYSGYPDCRPDYIKKFQELADLANKRGRENNPIKLWTPLLDLNKEEIIKLAFDNHVPLDKTWSCYSGNSKPCGKCDSCRIRNAAYDKWLNNNNKK, from the coding sequence ATGAATCTCAAAAATAAATCGATAGTAGTTTTATTATCTGGAGGTTTAGATTCGTCTACAGTTACTGGTATCGCAAAAAAATCCGAAGCTAAAATTTTTGGCCTTTCATTTGACTATGGTCAACGTCATAAAAAAGAATTAAATTCTGCATCGATAATTGCAAAACACTTTGATATCGAAGAATTTAAAATCATTAAGCTTGACTTATCTTTATGGGGAGGCTCGTCATTAACTGATATTCAAAAAAATATTCCTATAGAAGGAGTACAAACTAATAAAATTCCTAATACTTATGTTCCTGGGAGAAATACTATATTTATTTCCGTTGCACTAAGTTATGCCGAAGCAATAGATGCTGATTTTATAGGATTAGGAGTTAATGCATTAGATTATTCTGGTTATCCAGATTGCAGACCTGACTACATTAAAAAATTTCAAGAATTAGCAGATTTAGCTAATAAAAGAGGAAGAGAAAATAATCCAATAAAACTTTGGACACCACTATTAGATTTAAATAAAGAGGAAATTATTAAATTAGCTTTTGATAATCATGTCCCTTTAGATAAAACATGGAGTTGTTATTCGGGTAATTCAAAACCATGCGGTAAGTGTGATAGCTGCAGAATTAGAAATGCCGCTTATGATAAATGGCTTAATAACAATAATAAAAAATGA
- a CDS encoding anthranilate synthase component I family protein, with protein MKIKKLILEKWMDPALITHHLTKKFGDKGLAWLDSDGKENGEWSIIGIQPKKIIQSRDINNLDKTNNPFNNLKNIEKGFWIGWLSYEAGVYIEPKNPWRKSNMATLWIGSYDPIIKCNLIKKEIIIEGTNSSELINYKNIINNIKNIEEENIIKTNLNFDFSKINLDEMAEKFQKNILKLKKLISLGDIFQANLTTKCEIESSKNYNPLDIYLKIRRKLRAPFGGIIINNDNYKEAVLSTSPERFIKIDNKNFVESRPIKGTRSRDKDLNQDALNAIDLITNEKDRAENIMIVDLIRNDLSKVCERGSIIVPEILKLESFLKVHHLTSVIRGKLKKDKNWIDLLKACWPGGSITGAPKLRSCQRLFELEEFERGPYCGSFLKLDWNGEFDSNILIRSFLIKGKKINIYAGCGIVIDSNLEEETNELKWKILPLIDSLK; from the coding sequence ATGAAAATAAAAAAATTAATTCTAGAAAAATGGATGGATCCAGCACTGATTACGCACCATCTAACAAAAAAATTCGGAGATAAAGGATTAGCTTGGCTAGACAGTGATGGCAAAGAAAATGGAGAATGGTCAATAATAGGAATTCAACCTAAAAAAATAATCCAATCAAGAGATATCAATAACTTAGACAAAACTAATAATCCATTTAATAATTTAAAAAATATTGAAAAAGGATTTTGGATCGGATGGTTAAGTTATGAAGCTGGAGTTTACATAGAACCCAAAAACCCATGGCGAAAATCTAATATGGCAACTTTATGGATTGGATCATATGATCCAATTATTAAATGTAATCTAATAAAAAAAGAAATAATTATCGAAGGCACAAACTCATCTGAACTGATAAATTATAAAAATATAATCAACAATATAAAAAATATTGAAGAAGAAAATATTATTAAAACAAATTTGAATTTTGATTTTTCAAAAATAAATTTAGACGAAATGGCTGAAAAATTTCAGAAAAATATTCTGAAATTGAAAAAATTAATTTCTCTAGGGGATATATTTCAAGCAAACCTAACAACTAAATGCGAAATTGAATCTTCCAAAAACTATAATCCTCTAGATATTTATTTGAAAATAAGAAGGAAATTAAGAGCTCCCTTTGGAGGAATAATAATAAATAATGATAATTATAAAGAGGCTGTATTATCTACATCGCCAGAAAGATTTATAAAAATAGATAATAAAAATTTTGTAGAATCAAGGCCTATCAAAGGAACTAGATCCAGAGATAAGGATTTAAATCAAGACGCACTTAATGCTATCGATTTAATAACAAACGAAAAAGATAGAGCTGAAAATATTATGATTGTTGACCTAATAAGAAATGATTTAAGTAAAGTTTGCGAAAGAGGAAGTATTATAGTGCCAGAAATATTAAAACTTGAAAGTTTCCTAAAAGTTCATCATCTAACTTCAGTAATCAGAGGTAAATTAAAAAAAGACAAGAACTGGATTGATTTACTAAAAGCTTGTTGGCCTGGTGGCTCCATAACTGGAGCACCTAAATTAAGATCATGCCAGAGACTTTTTGAATTAGAAGAATTTGAACGCGGACCGTACTGTGGCTCATTTTTGAAGCTTGACTGGAATGGCGAGTTTGACAGCAATATACTAATAAGATCATTTTTAATTAAAGGCAAAAAAATCAATATATATGCTGGTTGCGGAATAGTTATTGACTCAAACCTTGAAGAGGAAACTAATGAACTGAAGTGGAAAATTTTACCGTTAATTGATTCACTAAAATGA
- a CDS encoding aminotransferase class IV → MIETLGWQKDQWLDIDRIFIAANNRALKFADGIFETILIKENKPILFDEHLKRLEKSSKILNINLKINKLTLRQLIQDGIRKLSLKNDQFASVRINYSRGTNEGRAVTINSTSETKDLDNLWLEFYRIKPNFNPISVCISQTEKINEFSLISKCKTFSYNQAIQVLTEANKKSFDDSILLNTSGEICCGSTFNLLIKRNNQWITPRKESGCLEGIMVSKALKLKIVKEELIPPEFQNDDIIVAINSLSCRQINQVNDLKLKTKFDPIYFWDLLYS, encoded by the coding sequence ATGATTGAAACATTAGGCTGGCAAAAGGATCAATGGTTGGATATTGATAGAATATTTATTGCTGCTAATAATAGAGCATTAAAATTTGCTGATGGTATATTTGAAACCATTTTGATAAAAGAAAACAAACCTATACTTTTTGATGAACATCTGAAAAGGTTAGAAAAAAGTAGCAAGATTTTAAATATTAATCTCAAAATAAATAAATTAACTTTGAGACAACTTATTCAAGATGGAATTAGAAAGTTATCTCTTAAAAATGATCAATTTGCTTCAGTAAGAATTAACTATAGTCGAGGAACTAATGAAGGTCGAGCAGTAACAATTAATAGCACTTCAGAGACAAAAGATTTGGATAATTTATGGCTTGAGTTCTATAGAATCAAACCTAATTTTAATCCGATAAGCGTTTGCATTAGTCAAACGGAAAAAATAAATGAATTCAGTCTTATAAGTAAATGTAAAACATTCTCATATAATCAGGCAATACAAGTTCTGACAGAAGCTAATAAAAAATCATTTGATGATTCTATCCTTTTGAATACGTCAGGTGAAATTTGTTGTGGAAGTACATTTAATCTTCTTATTAAAAGAAATAATCAATGGATAACTCCTAGAAAAGAGAGCGGTTGTTTAGAGGGGATTATGGTTTCTAAAGCCTTAAAATTGAAAATTGTAAAAGAAGAATTAATTCCTCCAGAATTTCAAAATGATGACATAATAGTTGCAATTAATAGCTTATCTTGCAGACAAATTAATCAAGTTAATGATCTAAAGCTTAAAACTAAATTCGATCCAATTTACTTTTGGGATTTATTATATAGTTGA
- the cobA gene encoding uroporphyrinogen-III C-methyltransferase: MPGIVYLVGAGPGDPELLTLKALRLIKYCDALVHDALIPDEITKEAGKNTEIFHVGKRAGKCSVPQAETNALILKLAKEGKNVVRLKGGDPFVFSRGGEEVSILEKNGISVEIVPGITSGIAAPTYFGIPLTHRDAASSVTFVTGHERVDKEKKTVNWRDLAKSSDSLVIFMGIKNIEFIVEELILGGLDKNTKCAVIQEATLKNQKCLIEKLDNLPDKIKEKEFLAPSIIIIGKIVEFKVNNNITKVSDVYLPDINKVQLYNKSQK, translated from the coding sequence GTGCCTGGCATTGTTTATTTAGTTGGAGCAGGTCCTGGTGACCCTGAGCTTTTGACTCTTAAAGCTTTACGCCTAATAAAATATTGTGATGCATTAGTTCATGATGCTTTAATTCCGGATGAAATAACAAAAGAGGCAGGAAAAAATACAGAAATTTTCCATGTTGGCAAAAGAGCTGGGAAGTGTTCTGTACCTCAGGCTGAAACTAATGCTCTTATTTTAAAATTGGCAAAAGAAGGCAAAAATGTTGTAAGGCTTAAAGGGGGAGATCCATTCGTTTTTTCTAGAGGTGGCGAAGAGGTATCGATTTTAGAAAAAAATGGAATTTCAGTTGAAATCGTTCCTGGTATTACTTCTGGGATAGCTGCCCCTACATATTTTGGTATTCCATTAACCCATAGAGATGCTGCGAGTTCTGTAACTTTCGTCACTGGTCATGAGCGTGTAGATAAAGAAAAAAAGACAGTCAATTGGAGAGATTTAGCTAAATCATCAGATAGCTTAGTAATTTTTATGGGTATAAAAAATATTGAATTTATTGTTGAAGAATTAATTCTAGGTGGTTTAGATAAGAATACAAAATGCGCTGTTATTCAAGAAGCTACTTTAAAAAATCAAAAATGTCTAATAGAGAAATTAGATAATCTTCCAGATAAAATAAAAGAGAAAGAGTTTTTAGCCCCATCAATTATCATTATTGGAAAAATTGTTGAATTTAAGGTTAATAACAATATAACTAAAGTATCTGATGTCTATTTACCAGATATTAATAAAGTTCAACTATATAATAAATCCCAAAAGTAA
- a CDS encoding MFS transporter: MKESLLKPNKKFTLLSAFITLLNDRLSESILLPILPSFVLLFDSKASTYGLLSCTYQLAQFTASPFIGLMSDRYGRRPVTLFCITGSVIGISILSFTVLFNWSNSIATIPLFLLFLARLIDGLSGGTAATATTILADISSPEKRAKTFGLIGVAFGLSFFLGNIFVVIFARNTNNNFIIPVLIASIIPIINFLLVFFYLPETKPNSEKNKSKTTLKNPLKALFAVFKEEKIKKLSLAFFIYFIAFTGLTNILIFFLQESLNWTTKASSGTLVVVGIIAIIVQGGLIGPLVKQFGEMRLTLIGSGFILVACALLITAPKENATLTIYSAVSFLAVGAGLITPTLRALISKKLDVNKQGSILSNLQGLQSLGGVLGIAMAGRVYDSFGPKSPFIAGSVILLFMIYLIAEGKNKNSFKNQKSKVF, encoded by the coding sequence GTGAAAGAAAGTTTATTAAAACCAAATAAAAAATTTACTCTCCTAAGTGCGTTTATTACTCTTCTAAATGATCGTTTAAGTGAAAGTATACTGTTACCCATTTTACCCTCTTTTGTTTTACTTTTTGACTCTAAAGCAAGTACATATGGTTTATTATCATGCACTTACCAATTAGCTCAATTTACAGCTTCTCCTTTTATAGGACTTATGAGTGATAGATATGGAAGAAGACCTGTCACTCTTTTTTGTATTACTGGTTCAGTAATAGGAATATCAATATTATCTTTTACAGTTCTTTTTAATTGGTCAAATTCAATAGCCACTATCCCGTTATTTTTATTATTTTTAGCGAGACTAATTGACGGTTTAAGTGGGGGAACTGCAGCTACTGCAACAACAATTCTTGCAGATATTTCAAGCCCTGAAAAAAGAGCAAAAACATTTGGTCTTATTGGTGTAGCTTTTGGTTTAAGTTTTTTCTTAGGTAATATATTTGTTGTAATTTTTGCAAGAAATACAAATAATAATTTTATTATCCCAGTTTTGATAGCCTCAATCATTCCAATAATAAATTTTCTCCTTGTATTTTTTTACTTACCAGAAACCAAGCCTAATAGTGAAAAAAATAAATCAAAAACTACTTTAAAAAACCCTTTAAAAGCTTTATTTGCAGTTTTCAAAGAAGAAAAGATTAAAAAATTATCATTAGCTTTTTTTATTTACTTTATTGCTTTTACTGGACTGACCAATATCCTTATATTTTTTCTTCAAGAATCACTAAACTGGACGACCAAAGCATCAAGTGGAACTCTTGTTGTAGTAGGAATAATTGCAATTATCGTTCAAGGAGGACTAATAGGGCCTCTGGTAAAACAATTTGGCGAAATGCGATTAACACTTATCGGATCAGGCTTCATTCTTGTGGCATGTGCGCTTTTAATAACTGCTCCAAAAGAAAATGCAACACTTACTATTTATTCAGCTGTTTCATTTTTAGCCGTTGGGGCAGGGTTAATTACTCCCACCTTAAGAGCACTAATATCAAAGAAATTAGACGTTAATAAACAAGGATCAATTTTGAGTAACCTTCAGGGTCTACAGAGTCTTGGAGGAGTTTTAGGAATAGCAATGGCTGGAAGGGTTTATGATAGTTTTGGTCCTAAATCTCCTTTTATAGCTGGTTCCGTTATCTTACTTTTCATGATATATCTTATTGCAGAGGGTAAAAATAAAAATTCTTTTAAAAATCAAAAATCAAAAGTTTTTTAA